CAAGTATATTGCATCACCACATTATCAAtgaagttccctatgtttgacaactatgagtgtaactgtattttaacaatgtcaccccagattttaccctgctgttaggtgtctatacaaacaagcagagccaaagtatattgcattcaccacattaatcaatgaggttccatgtttgacaactatgagtgtaacggtattttaacaatgttaccccagattttaccctgctgttaggtgtctacacaaacaagcagagccaaagtatattgcattcaccacattaatcaatgaggttccctatgtttgacaactatgagtgtaactgtattttaacaatgtcacccaagattttaccctgctgttaggtgtctatacaaacaagcagagccaaagtatattgcattcaccacattaatcaatgaagttccctatgtttgacaactatgagtgtaactgtattttaacaatgtcaccccagattttaccctgctgttaggtgtctatacaaacaagcagagccaaagtatattgcattcaccacattaatcaatgaggttccctatgtttgacaactatgagtgtaactgtattttaacaatgtcaccccagattttaccctgctgttaggtgtctatacaaacaagcagagccaaagtatattgcattcaccacattaatcaatgaggttccctatgtttgacaactatgagtgtaactgtatttaaacaatgtcactccagatttaaccctgctgttaggtgtctatacaaacaagcagagccaaagtatattgcattcatcactttaatcaatgaggttccctatgtttgacaactatgagtgtaactgtattttatcaatgtcactccagattttaccctgctgttaggtgtctatacaaacaagcagagccaaagtataatGCATTCATCActttaatcaatgaggttccctatgtttgacaactatgagtgtaactgtattttatcgatgtcaccccagattttgggGGTTTAggggtaaaaacaaaaaagcagCGCTGCAAATTATAATGTCATAATAACCATGCTGTAATTCGCAATGAGGTCATAACTCGTTATTGATAAATCGTGCGCATGCGTGAGTGACATCTGTTATAACGTAACAATGCACGTCACATAtgttctatgacgtaacaactcACCCATTATCGTGTCAGCAGCAAATCGAAAGCTTAACAACGCGCATGATCTCGCGGCTGGAAAATCATATTTCACGAGTTCGATTCGTCCCAGTAAATGAAGCGACTTCAGTGTGGTTACCAGTAGCAATAGTTGGCCCAATATCATGCACGCCGGGTGTTCGAACGACCAAGACgttaaaagaaatttatttaaaaaattcattgaACCCGAGCATACGCCGTATAGAACCGCTGACGATAACATTAACCATAATGatggttgtgacgtcataatgccaCACCTACTGATCTGTCTATATTCTGTAACAAAGTGttttttacgtcataatattttgtttcacatCGCGAACTTTAGAATTTATTTTCGCAAAACATTTGAACttagttaaaacacaaaccaaaagttaaacactttatttttgttcttcTAACAATAAATCTACTGATTTAAAACTGGCCTATTCTGTAACGTAATTCTGCATTGGTATCGTGAAGTAACAAGCTATCCCATCTGTTCGCGACGTTTAAAAACCGGTTCGTATTGCCATCCTGCCTAGATTACGCCTGGGGACACATGTGTCACATTTACCGCATATCTGTCATGGCAGTTTTCTCATCGATACACAATCGTCGGAAGGAAGTTATACCGTGTATGTTcgactttaaatattttgtaaatcgATTAAACATTGAAGAACGTTGTTAACTGAAACAGCTGGACGTTCCAACTTAACTGTTAACTATAACATGTCTGGATGtctgttctttatttacacaaatacaaattttcatcCCAAAGAAACCAAGTACGGCCCAAGTGTCTGGGACCATAAGTAGCGGGCTCACTTACCACTGGAAACACTTTGTCGTCGTTTTTTTTAGGGGAGtctgaaataaaattgtgttgttgttgttattattgttgGACGAAGTTGCAATTAGAGGTGGTGAGGGCCAAAGTAAATAGATATACAATCTAATATCTATGTTCCTTGGTTATGGCAACATTAAGTATCCAGTATGGCCAAGCACCAAATGCGATAAGGTTACGTTAAGTTTAACTTACACCACTTTTGTCTATTACGTTATAACCACCCCGACCCCGTGTGTTTTACAGTAGCcatttagttttaacaaaatatcatTTACGTATGCGTTAAACATTTGTTGTTTGGcagtttttatactttatagcAGCAATaataatgtgaaaataaaaatagttttccaaATAGTGATTATGTTACTTAATGAAAgcattttagaaatattatagtttgtttttcttgCAGATAAATAAGTCTGTTAATTTCAATCTTGCTGTTAATTATTGAAGGAATGAGTTTCTTCTTTCAAAATCGACACAATAAGACATTCAAACCTCATAAAAGTATTCCTGAGGGTTCCCACCAACATGAACTGATACGGCATGCTGCTGCTACGTTGGGGAGCGGAAATCTACAGTTAGCCGTGGCACTGCCCGAAGGAGAAGATTTGAACGAATGGATAGCAGTCAACACCGTCGATTTCTTCAACCAGATTAACATGTTGTACGGAACTATATCCGAGTTTTGTACGGCAACCAAATGTGAAGTTATGTCAGCGGGACCAAAGTATGAATATCATTGGGCAGATGGAGTTACGATAAAGAAACCGATTAAATGTTCGGCACCGAGGTATATCGACTATCTGATGACGTGGGTCCAGTGTCAGCTCGACAATGAAGAAATCTTCCCGTCCGCTGTGGGGGTTCCATTCTCTAAAAACTTTATGTCGATCGCTAAAACGATTCTGAAACGTTTGTTCCGTGTTTACGCGCATATTTACCACCAGCATTTCTCGGATGTGATGGGACTGGGGGAGGAAGCTCATCTTAATACttcattcaaacattttatctATTTTGTGCAAGAATTTAACCTCATCGACCGACGGGAGTTGGCTCCACTGCAGGAACTAATCGACAAACTGCTCAGCCGGGACcgggaaaaatataaataaatcatCAAATCAAATATATTGGACCAATAGTATTGTAtcgtgttgttttaaatgctGTTTATCATTAAGCTGTGCAAATGATCACGTTAAATGAGGAAGTCCTGACCGTCAACGATTATatgatgtaaataaaatatcttgAAGTTAAATATCTTTCATTCAAAACTGTGTTTGCAGCATTTGTGCCTTATATCAAATCTTCCAaactttatgacatcacaataataatTCTTATACAATAACTGAATGTATAATTAtcaattgttattgtttttatcataACAAGATACAttgtttatgttattgttacgtaataaaacTAACTGTCCATAATAATGCATGCAATCTAAATATTTCGACATTGTCGTTTAGAACGGAGTAGAATCATAGGGTTGATTAATTTCTTGAAAGACAAATGATCTTAAGGTAAATTTGAATAACTAATGTCATATTGTTACTTTTCTTACTCGAATGTATTCCACCAGCATGGATTGTAATAAGATAGCAACCTCTATTGAAACTGAAGTTTTAAAGATCCGTGATTCAAAACAATGGACCAAGTTACCTTCGCAAGTGGGTTGTTTATGTCCGGAGTTTGTGggaataatatattttgtcttttagAAAGGCGTTGAGATATCGTTTACTGATTCCCCAAGTTTTGATGGGCATTGGTgagttgaatttttttatactttgtaTGAAGTTACAAGCGTGTATGTGTTTCTATCAATGAGCGTGTCATACTGTCTGCTTCACAGTTACTTTCAacattttgacttttttaaattttccgaTAGCCATGCTTGACGAAACAAAATTCATTTGTGTCACAATTTAAGTACAATGTCACATTTACAAACGCATGGTGTATTTTTACTAATGCGCGTGTTCCATCTCCTCCAACCTTCCAAaccaaataaagtaaatatattgatATTCCAGTTACAAGTTTTCCTGCATCATCGAAGCCCCGTGTGAGGTCGTGTACGGAGTATTGAAACCTCCACCCACCACAGATGAAaggttaagatgggacaaaaGCATCAACGGTTATCAACCACTTGTTACAATTGATGAAGTATTTATGGCGTTATAAACATTAGGCAATAAATGTCaattaccaataaaaatatatctataGTGTCTgctgtaacttgtttttacaTGAATTGTTTATCTGTGACATAATATGGTTATTATGACACAACAATACTATTGTTACAGAACACTTTCATCTCAGTTATAACCACGCCCTCCATACTCATTGGGTTTGATATCTGGGCGCGAGTTTGTGGATTTGTTTCGATGCAAACTTGTTCAAACAAGTAAGTTATGATGAAACAATGGtttaacaatcacccacaaagttgcatacgtggtaacttaacACATTGATGTTCCTGTAGGATATTGTTTatgataatatttatatatttagtgCTATGTATAGGCTCTGGTGAAATGTTAAAGGCTTGAAGCTGCCACCATTATAAGAATATATGTTTTCTTCGGCAAGATATTTACAGTTAATTTATTAGCCGACCTTCgggtgtttaaaacataacacccatgttttccCCTTACCAAACAAgattaaataagttagatCCCTTCATTATTCAGCCATgggtaataaatatataacttacattCCTTCGACCACAGGTTTCATCGAGGAACGTTGGGTGTTTGGTAAGTAAGTGGTGAGTCAGGtctttattatgatgtcataaagatGCATTGTTACAGCGGGTAGCGTGTCATGTGACCAACGTCCCGTGACGAAGAAATATATTCGTGCAACAACGCACCCTAGTGGATACGTTGCAATCCCCGTTGACAGGTGAGTTTGAATATTCTTAATTTTCAACAACATGAGTGGATAAAGTCAGTCTAAAAACCATTGACTTGAATGGATGTGTCTTATTGTTCTCGCCACAGTCATTGTAAAGTATAAATGTATTGcgcaaggacacatatacctCATGAAGTTAGCAGCGGCGAGCCTTGATCTATGATAATTTAACTGGATCTATAATATCATAAGGAAAGTGAATACCAAGGCAGCTTCTACaacctttatttaaacaactatacCCCACAGCAACAAGACACGCGTGGAGTTTTACATCAACATCGACGTTGGGGGAATGCTGCCGCGTTCGTTGGTGGAATCAAATCTTCCATCACAgcaagttaaatatattgagAACTTATCCGCTGAAGTTCATAGAAGATGCCTCAATAATTAGTATTTGTTGCTTGCTTGATCTATGCAGTATGTAATATGCACTTTATTGATTGTTTGTAGGTGGTTGATTTatgagttaaaatatatttttataaatttcttcATATTATGTTAATAGGTTTTATTGCCTTTAACcaaatgatattttatttatccctTGCTTGATAtattgactgttgttttgctgttaacatccatttctttgttatgttttttaaatatgaaccTTGGTACTCTATTCGAAgagatgaataaaaaatatattaaacttaagttaaacatttaattcagatttacataaataacttttagCTCGTCGAATACGACAgcaagatcaaattaattaaacaatatgcaAAACTACAGCCCGTAGGTAGTTTTACCTGCAGCGTGGCTTGAGTAAGTGTCAAATAAACGCGCAATCCACCAAAAGCACAAATTGCCTGGTGTAAGAGTCACCGCAGTAGTGTGGCTACTTCCTGCTTCTGCATTGCGCCACTTCCATACACACACACGCACACACACGTTTCAGTAACAAGCTTGTGCTGTCAGTAATAGTACAATAAGGTTTATGTAGATGTGGTTATTATTGGTAAAGTTGACGTCACACATACGTAATAATGGTACGATACGTCACAATAACATAGGTTCTAAAATATGAAACTCCTCTTTAAAACAGAGATAATAAGTTGAacgtgtgtatatatataatatagttagTATGCGGTTAACAGTTTTACACTCGTGTATTTCATATAATGGGCGTGGTTGGCTGTAATAGGTTATAGTAATACGCGACGATCTATTTCACATATAGTGTTGTTGCGCTGTTTAATTAAAGCCATTGTTATTGTTACGCGAAACATgcgatgtgacgtcacagagagtCTGGAACAAAGATTTATTTcgtcaatttttaatttatgtttatgtatagcgtgtttgacgtcacaaacgcgCGAATTAGCTTGTAATGGTTTTAGGAGTAAGGTACGATGTAAACGCTGCAATAACATCGTGAAAATGCCAAATTCACGTCGTCACCCGATGTTACCATGGTAACTCGGTCGTCAcaatttaatttgttgttaTATTGACGTCATATCCTtaaaaatgcagaaaatttTCTCATCGAGTTTTAAACGCGATTCGATGTTACGCTGTGTGTGCGGTATAACCTATATATAGTGAAAGTGTGAGGGCCGTTCAAGTACAATGGTCCACCaccagtgtaaaagaggttactatccaccaagttactgtccgaaacatccgctgatcatgagtttagtatccagacagtaacttggccAATAAAGTGGTTAAATTAAAGGGTGGTTTTCAAACGCCTCCGCATTCGACTTTTTATATAGAAGCAATTAAAACGCAAAGGGCAATTAAAACGTGGTAACGAACATTACACACATCTCTTCTTGCAAGCGAAACATCCTATTTTAACCCGAGGCAAAAGTACGATCGTGTTGCAGATGTTAATGGCTTGGCACATAATCCTTTAGTCGGGTTGAAACGCAGGTCAACCGAGATGTTTCaaaggtttttaaatcaaaaccgAATAAATTCCAAACTGCAAACCAGAGGTCTACAGTTATGAACATTTTTGCCGCTTTCTTGGTAACTATTCCTTAGGGGGTTCtgttaaacaacttacaacaaatatttcaataaaataaggAATTTGAAATTCGAGAtttatctttgtttagtaAACGTCGCTCAACACAATTATAGCTCAACGACGTAAACGCAAACTGAAGGTTAAATATCATCCTTGCTTTTTTAGCAGCAACGTCGGCAAACACTTCGTTTCCTGGATCAACCGCAACTTATAAAGGTCACGCCTTCTTAGAACATCCTCATTGAAAGATTAAGTTTCGTTGAACTATATATGAGACGTTGTACATAACACGTATGTTGCCACCCAGCGggaaaaacacatttaactgGATTTCTATATTCTAAGTCACCTCGGCCAATATTACTTTATTNNNNNNNNNNNNNNNNNNNNNNNNNNNNNNNNNNNNNNNNNNNNNNNNNNtccagacagtaacttggtccatcatcagtgtaaaagaggttactatccaccaagttactgtccgaaacatccgctgatcatgagtttagtatccagacagtaacttggtccatcatcagtgtaaaagaggttactatccaccaagttactgtccgaaacatctgctgatcaggagtttagtatccagacagtaacttggtccaccatcagtgtaaaagaggttactatccaccaagttactgtccgaaacatctgctgatcatgagctactatattatatatatttgcgtTTTCTTTTTAACTCAAATTTgcttcttttttgtttaaaagcgtCACAATAAGCATTGTTTATCTGCATTATGTCAAACAAGAAAGAAGCCGCCATGCAGAAGATACTCGAACAATTACAATTCGAGCGCGACATCGAACGAATTCCAGTTTCCCAATCTGCAAAGTTGATCGTCGATTTTTGCTTTGAAATGGAAAACGACGATTATTTGGTGACAAAGAAGGGAGACAATCGCTTTAAGGAGGAGAAATCGTGTTgtgcattgtgacgtagttataaatattatgacgtaacagtacaATCTGCGCCATGatttgtttcgtcacaaatgTGTTTGTTGCTTTTATTACTCGGAAATACACGACCCCCTATATGATGCGTTGGTTGTtacaactgttgttataaCCTCACGTAACAAGGGCAGCCTAAAATTTTGGTGGGGGCCAAATGTTTTACGGTTGTATTTTGAGTTTGAAAAACCTCTtaattacaacacaaaacacgGGAAGGCGTACTGTGAATGGTTACATcatacatacgtggtaacttgtaagcgggcacgaggtgtatgaaacagaacacccgtgttataacgactgttattgccccaccatgcgaggataaataagcgaCATACGTTTCATTCACATTTAAGCGATGAAACAGCAAACTCTGTCGTTATTTTCGCACCCTGCACACGAATGACGTATTGCATGATATCCGGTATTCGTGGTAGCTTATTAAACGTTCACTGGATGTAGGATGGATCAACTTATCTCAGTGAAAGTACAGCAATGGTTTGTGACGTGATGATCGGGGATAATGGCCtcgtatgatgtcataaatgaTGACGTAAGCAGTGGGTCTCAGCTTGGAAGgaaattgtaatttatttgtaattttttggttGAATAACCTATCAAAATAATCAATATAGAATTTGCTGTTCTGGTTAAAAATGTCGGTTTAAACCAACGTTTCGTGTCTTTAATCCACAGACGCACGAAacgtttttacaaataaattaaccgttttatcagaaaaacaatttttattattgctttATATTCGGTAGCAAACATAGGCCAAATAATAAGCATTGTTTATCTGCATTATGTCAAACAAGAAAGAAGCCGCCATGCAGAAGATACTCGAACAATTACAATTCGAGCGCGACATCGAACGAATCCCAGTTTCCCAATCTGCAAAGTTGATCGTCGATTTTTGCTTTGAAATGGAAAACGACGATTATTTGGTGACAAAACAAGGAAACAACCCGTTTAAACCAGAGAAACCGTGCCACAtgctttaaacaatgtttgaaacaatttataattcaTATTTACTTTCTGCCAAGCATCGTGTGTGCCCTATTATAATTGTAACTGTcaataaatgtatattgtgTAATTTTTACAAGTGCGCGAAAGCCATAACGGTTAAATCAACACATGCCTAAATCAGGTTGACACTTTAtaatagagggcgccatgggtTGACCCTTAGCTGCGACCCCTTCCATCAGACTTTGCTTTTTT
This is a stretch of genomic DNA from Ciona intestinalis unplaced genomic scaffold, KH HT001188.1, whole genome shotgun sequence. It encodes these proteins:
- the LOC100178222 gene encoding uncharacterized protein LOC100178222 isoform X1, with product MILSMDCNKIATSIETEVLKIRDSKQWTKLPSQKGVEISFTDSPSFDGHCYKFSCIIEAPCEVVYGVLKPPPTTDERLRWDKSINGYQPLVTIDENTFISVITTPSILIGFDIWARVCGFVSMQTCSNKFHRGTLGVCG
- the LOC113474015 gene encoding MOB kinase activator 1A-like; translated protein: MSFFFQNRHNKTFKPHKSIPEGSHQHELIRHAAATLGSGNLQLAVALPEGEDLNEWIAVNTVDFFNQINMLYGTISEFCTATKCEVMSAGPKYEYHWADGVTIKKPIKCSAPRYIDYLMTWVQCQLDNEEIFPSAVGVPFSKNFMSIAKTILKRLFRVYAHIYHQHFSDVMGLGEEAHLNTSFKHFIYFVQEFNLIDRRELAPLQELIDKLLSRDREKYK
- the LOC100178222 gene encoding uncharacterized protein LOC100178222 isoform X2 translates to MILSMDCNKIATSIETEVLKIRDSKQWTKLPSQKGVEISFTDSPSFDGHCYKFSCIIEAPCEVVYGVLKPPPTTDERLRWDKSINGYQPLVTIDENTFISVITTPSILIGFDIWARVCGFVSMQTCSNKFHRGTLGV